A region of the Gemmobacter fulvus genome:
CGGCTTGTGCAGGACGCGACGCGCTTTCTGGAAGGCAAGACCACCACCGTTCAGGCCGATCTGGCCGCCTCGATGGCCGAGGCCGCCGAGGCGATGGAATATGAACGCGCCGCCGCCCTGCGTGACCGGATCAAGGCGCTGACACAGGTGCAAAGCGCGCAGGGCATCAATCCGCGCGGCGTGGCCGAGGCGGATGTGGTGGCACTGCATCTGGAGGGCGGGCAGGCCTGCGTGCAGGTGTTTTTCATCCGCGCCAACCAAAGCTGGGGCAACCGCGACTTCTATCCGAAAACCGGCGCGGGCGCGGAAGAACCGGAAATTCTGGAGGCCTTTCTCAGCCAGTTCTATGATGACAAGGAGCCACCCCGCCTGATCCTGCTGTCACATCCCGTCGACAACGAAGATCTGGTGACGCAGCTGCTGTCTGATCGCGCCGGGCGGAAGGTGGAGCTTGCCGTGCCACAACGGGGCGAGAAGGCCGAGCTGGTGGAGAATGCCGCGCGCAATGCCCGCGAAAGCCTTGCCCGCAAGATGGCCGAAAGTTCCACCCAGAACAAATTGCTGGCCGGTCTGGCCGAAGCCTTTGATCTGGACGCCCCGCCCAAGCGGATCGAGGTCTACGACAACTCGCATATCCAAGGCACCAATGCCGTCGGTGGCATGATCGTGGCCGGGGCCGAAGGCTTTCTCAAATCGCAATACCGCAAGTTCAACATTAAATCCGATGCCGGGGCCAACAGCGACGATTTCGGCATGATGAAAGAGGTGCTGACCCGCCGCTTTGAACGGCTGCTGAAAGAGGATCCCGAGCGCGCGTCCGAAGCCTGGCCAGATCTGCTGCTGATCGACGGCGGCGCGGGGCAGGTGTCGGCGGTGGCGGGCATCATGGCCGAGCTGGGGGTGGATGACATCCCGATGGTCGGTGTCGCCAAGGGCGTGGACCGCGATCACGGCAAGGAAGAGTTCCACCGCCCCGGCGAGCCGCCGTTTGCCCTGCGCATGAACGACCCGGTGCTGTATTTCGTGCAGCGCCTGCGCGACGAGGCGCACCGCTGGGCCATCGGGGCCCATCGCGCCAAACGCGCCAAGGCGGTCAGCGCCACGCCGCTGGACGATATTCCGGGGGTTGGGGCCACCCGCAAACGTGCGCTGCTGGCGCATTTCGGCAGTGCCAAGGCGGTCAGCCGCGCCGCGACCGAGGATCTTATGGCTGTCACCGGGATTTCCGAGGCGATGGCACGGCAGATCCACGATTTCTTTCACGACCGGGGCTAGGCGCGGATCGGTCAGCCGCGGTGGAACTCCTGCTCCACCACGCGGCTGCCCCAGGCCTCGCCCTCTGCTTCGACGGCCAGCCGGAAGCCTGCGCTTTCATAAAGATGCCGCGCCGCATCCAGCCCGGCGAAGGTGGTCAGCCAGGCCTTGCCACTGCTTTGCGCATCGGCATGGCGCATCGCCTGCGCCAGCATCTTGCGCCCGATGCCACTGCCCCTGCAGCGGTCTGATACGATGAACCAGCGCAGATGCGCCCCGCGCGGGCCAGAGGCCGGATCGTTCAGATCGAGGATCAATGAGGCGGCAAGCCCCGCGTCATCCCGCCCCAGCAACACCAGATCCCCGGGCGCTTGCCGACAGGCAAAGACGGCCAGCTCTGCCGCGACCTTGGCCTCGAAGACCGTGCCAAAGCCCCAGTGCCGCGCATAATGCGCGCCATGCAGGGCAGCGATGCCGCCCAAGGCACCGGGAAAGAACTGGTCTGCGAGGATCATCGGCTCACCTGTGCGGGGTGCATCTGCCGCAGCATAGCCCGCCCGGCAGCACAGTAAAACCCTGAGGATCAGCCGGCCGTCGCCGCCCGTTTGGCCGCCAGACGCGCGCGCCACAGAGTGAACACCGCCGCCCCGGCCACCAGCGCCGCCCCCAGCATCACATTCAGCTTCAGCTCTTCGTCGAACAGCGTCAGGCCCAGAATGGCGATGAACACCAGTTGCAGCAGCGCAAAGGGCTGCACATCGCTGGCCTCGGCCACTTCATAGGCCTTGATCATCATGTAATGCGCGCCTGCGCCAGTCAGGCACAGCACGCCCATCCAGCCCCAGTCGCCCGCCGTCATCGGCTGCCAGAACCACAGGCCCAGCGGCGAGATCGCCACGGCGGCCACAATCCCCGTCCACAGGAAACTGGTGCCCGCCATGTCACCCCGCGCCACATAGCGCGTCAGCAGCGCATAAAGCGCGAACATGAAGGCCGCGAGCAAGGGCACCGCCGCCCAGGGCGAAAAGACCGCGACCCCCGGTTGCAGGATGATCAGAACGCCGATGAAGCCCACGCCGATCGCCGTCCAGCGCCGCCAGCCGACGCTTTCACCCAGCACCACACCCGACAGGGCCGCGACGATCAGCGGATAGCTGACAAACACCGCATGGCTGGCAATCAGCCCCAGTTGCACAAAGGCGAGGATCATCACGCAGACCTCGACGATCAGCAGCAGGCCGCGCGTCAGTTGCACCCAAGGGTGGCGCGAGCGGATCTGCGCCACGATGCCACCCGGCTGCCGCGCCGAAAGCGCCAGCGCGAACAGGGCAAAGACCCAGAAGCGGATCATCACCACCATATAGACGTTGTATTCCTGTGCCAGATGGCTGGAAATCCCGTCCTGCAAGGCAAAGACCAGCGAGGTCGCGCTCATCAGCAGGATGCCGAGGCCGGTGTTCTGTTTCGCGCGGGGGATCATGTCTGCGGCTCCGGCAGCGGTTGGGATTGGGGTTGCGCCTTGCCGCGCCCTTGCCACAGCATCCACAGCCCGGCGGCCACGATGACAGCCGTGCCGATCAGCACATTGGGGCGCAGCACCTCGTCATAGACCGTGATGCCGATCAGGCTGACAAAGGCGATTTGCAGATAGGCGAAGGGTTGCACCGCGCTGGCCTCGGCGGTGGCATAGCATCGGATCAGCAGCCAATGCGCGAAGGTGGCCAGCCCGGCATAGATGGCGGTCAGGCCCCAGTCGGCCAGCGTCATCCGCTCCCAGAACGGCAGGCCGATCACGGTCATCATCGCCGCCCCCAAGGTGCCGGTCCAGAACATGTTCACAAAGCTGGAATCGGCATGGCTCGTCATCCGGGTCAGCAGGCTGTAAAGCGCGAACATCAACGCGGCGGCAAAGGGCAGCAGGGCCGCCGCAGTGAACACACCCGATCCCGGTTGCAGGATCACCACGACCCCTGCCAGACCGACACCGATGGCCAGCCAGCGCCGCCAGCCCACCTGCTCGCCCAGCACCGGGCCGGACAGCGCCGCGATCAACAGCGGACAGACGGCAAACACCGCATGGCTTTCGATCAGCCCGATCAGCGTATACCCCCAGATGATGATGCACACCTCGCCGATCAGCAGCGTCGCGCGCGCCAGTTGCAGCCACGGATGGCGGGTGACGATGGCCGCGCGCAGGCCCTCGGGGCGGCGGGCGGCCTGCACCAGCGTAAACCCGGCATAGGCCCAGTAGCGGATCATCACGATCATCAGCACCGAATAGGTGCTGGCAAGATGGCGTGAAAACCCATCCTGTGCGGCAAAGACCGCGACGGCGGCGATCATCAGCCAGATGCCCTTGCGGGTGTTCTGTTCGGTCATGGCTCTGTATGGTTTATTGCTGGCGCGTTCCGGCGGTCATGTGGCGCTTGCGCCCATGCCCCGGCAGCCGGTCTACCTGAAAGCCCGCCGCCTGCAAGGCCCGGCGCACCCCACCTGCGGCAGAATATGTCGCAAAGCTGCCATGCAGTTTTGTATGGGCTGCCACCTCGGCCATCAGATCATCGGACCAGAGTTCGGGATTCTTGGCCGGGGAAAACCCGTCCAGAAACCACGCATCCGCCTGCCCCGCCCAGCCGGGCAAGGTGGCGCGCGCATCCCCCAGCACCACCTCGGCGGTGATGCCCGGCAAGGTCAGCCGGGTCGCGCCCGCCGCCCATTGCGCCAGAAACGGCTCTGCCACCGCCCGCGCCTCGGGGAAGTGATCCAGCGCACGGGCAATATCGGCAGCTTCCATCGGGAAGGCCTCGAAACTGGTGAAATGCAGCGTGCCGGGCGCACCCATCTGCGCCCAGAGGATCTGCACCGCCAGCAGATTGAGCCCGGTGCCAAAGCCCAGTTCGGCAATCTGGAACCCGTCGCACAGCCGCTCGGCCAGACGATTGCCCTGCAAGAACACATGGCGGGTTTCCGACAGCCCGTCATTCAGGCTGAAATAGGGGTCGTCGAATTGGGTGGATACCGGGATCACCCCGTCGCGCCAGTCCAGCGCCGCCCTCTGGTCTGCCATGGCCGTTTGCCCTAGTGGTTGCGGCGCGACACTGGGCAAAGGGCGGCGGAATGGCAAGGTGCGATCTGACGGTGCGTGGCGGCGGCGTGTTCGGCCTGAGCATCGCCTATACGCTCGCCCGGCGCGGCGCGAAGGTGCGGCTGATCGAAGCGGTACAGATCGGCGCGGGGGCCAGCGGCGGGCTGGTCGGTGCGCTCAGCCCGCATGTGCCGGAAAACTGGAACCCGAAAAAGGCCTTCCAATTGGACAGCCTGCTGATGGCCGAGGCCTTCTGGGCCGGGGTGAGTGCGGCCTCGGGTCTGCCCACCGGCTATGCCCGGCTGGGACGGCTGCAACCGCTTGCCGATGCGCAGGCGGTGCAGACGGCCACGGCACGCGGGGTTTCGGCGCAGACCCTTTGGCAGCAGCACGCGCAGTGGCAGGTGGTGCCTGCCAGCGGCAGCGCGTGGGAACCCGCCTCGCCAACCGGGCTGTTGATCCATGACACGCTGTCGGCCAGGCTGCATCCCAGACAGGCGGCAGCGGCTCTAGCAGCCGCCCTGACCGCCTTGGGCGGCGAGGTGGTTCTGGGCGCGGCAGAGGACTGCGGCCCGGTGATCCACGCGACCGGCGCAGCGGGCTTGCAGGCGCTGTCAGACGCGCTGGGACGGCCCGTGGGGGGCGGGGTGAAGGGGCAGGCGCTCAGCCTGCGCCATGAGGCCCGCGACCAGCCGCAGCTGTTTGTCGATGGCCTGCACATCGTGCCCCATGCGGATGGCAGCGTTGCCATCGGCTCCACCTCCGAACGGGTCTGGACCGAGGCCACAAGCACCGACGCCCAGCTTGACGCGCTGCACGCCCGCGCTGTGGCCGCCCTGCCCTGCCTTGCCGGTGCCCCGGTGCTGGCGCGATGGGCGGGCCTGCGCCCCCGGGCAAAATCCCGCGCCCCCATGCTGGGCGCATGGCCAGACCGGCCCGGACATTTCATCGCCAATGGCGGGTTCAAGATCGGCTTCGGCATGGCCCCGAAAGTGGCCGAGGTGATGGCCGATCTGGTGCTGGACGGGCGCGACACGATCCCGCAGGGGTTCCGGGTGGAAGACAGCCTCTGAAACCCGCCAAATACAAAGGGCCGCACATCGCTGTGCAGCCCTTGTAATGTCAGATCCGTGAAAGCCTCAGGCCGATTTCAGATCGGCAATCAGCGCATCAATATCGCCGCCACGCTTCTTGAGCATCGCGCCAACCTCTTCGCGCTCCGACGCCAGCATGTTCACGCCTTCGATGATGATGTTGAAGAACAGATCGCGCCCCGATTTGTTCGACACATGCCAGCGCAGGTCAAACGGCGCTTCCCCTTGCAGATGCGCGACCGAGATCACCTCGAAATAGCTTTTCAGCGGCTTTGCATCCACGACCTCGATCCGGCCACCGATGAATTCGCGGAACCGGCGGCCATATTTGCGGCCGATATAGCCCTGATAGGCGGTGGTGAAGGCCTTCATCTGGCCGGGCGAGGCCGAGCGCGAGGCCGGGCCAAGCGCCGAACGGGCAATGGCGGCAACATCGGCGTAGCGGGCAAAGATCGCCTCGAAGTCGCGGAACATGCCCGCTTCGGCCTTGCCCGAATTGATCACCTTGTTCACATCGGCAATCGCCTTGTCGATCAGGGCCCGCGCCGAGGCCAGATCAAGCGCCTGCGCCGGACGCGGGAGAACCGACAGCGCGGCCCCTGCCAGAAGGGTGGTGCCGAACACACGACGCGTGAGCCGGGGGCTGGTGAACTGGGAATGAGCCATATCAGTCCTCGTAGGGATCAATGAAATCGTCGCTGCCGCCGCTTGTTTCCTGACCCAGCTCGAACCGGCGGTTTTGCAGGTAGAGCAGGCGGGTCTGGGAATAGCTGTCGGCACTGTCATATAGGACAGAGTCGATGGTTTCGGAATAGCGGTCCCGATCACCAAGTTTTGAACCGACCTTCGCGCCGGTGGCATAATATTTCTCGGGCGCGGGCAGCAGCGCGCTGACCGGGTTGGCCGCGATGTCAACCGCCGTGCCCACCGCATCCCGCGTGGTCGAGGGGCCAAGGCCCGGGAATTCCAGATAGGGGCCTTCACCGACACCCCAGACATGCAGCGTTTCACCGAAATCGGTCTTGTCATGGGTCAGGCCCAGCACGGTCGCCGGATCGAACAGACCCGCCAGACCGATGGTGGAGTTGATCGCAAAGCGGAAGGTGTTCTGCACCACCCGTTCCGGGTTGCCTTGCAGCGCGCCGTTCACCACATCGCCCGGCAGATCGAGGTTCGAGGCGAAGTTCGACACGCCCTGCCGCACCGGCACCGGCACCAGCGTGCCATAGGTCTTTGCCGTGGGCCGCAACAACGCCCGGTCCAGCCCGCGGTTGAAGCCGTGGAAGGCGCGGTTGGTCGACTCGTAGGGGTCATAAGGGGCAGAGGGTGGCGGCGGGGCGGCACAGGCAGCCAGTGCCAGCGCCGTAAGGCCCAGTGCCACCATGGCCTTGCCATTTTTTTGCAACATTCCAAAATTCAATGGAAAAGAGAACGCCATCTGCCTACTGTCCCGCTCAATTGATCGGCTAACGATAGTTTTTCACGCCGGATGGCAAGGGCATAAGGCGACCTACCGGGGATGACAACTGACAAGCGTGGCATCCCGGCTACGAAATGGTATGAGCCGGTGACGAAATGGGTATTCGCTGCGTCTGTCAGGGCACAGTGCAGGGGGAGTAGGCAGAAATGAGCCGAAACGAAGCGGGCTTCAACGTCACGCAGGGGGTTTCAGAGCTTCGGGCGGCACGACGTGAGTCGAACGCGTTGATCCTGACAGTGTTCCTGTTCAGCGTCGTGGTGAACGTGCTGATGCTGACCGGGCCGCTCTATATGCTTCAGGTCTATGACCGCGTGCTGGGCAGCCGGTCCGAGGCGACGCTGATCGCCCTGTCGGTTCTGGTGGTCTTTCTGTTCATCGCCATGGGTCTGCTGGACCATGCGCGCGGGCGCATCATGGCGCGGATCGGCGCGGCATTTCAGGCCAAGCTCGATCGGCGCGTGTTCGAGGCGGCGCTGCGGCGCAGCCAGCTTGCGCCCTCGGACCCCGCTGCCACCGCCGCACAGCGCGATCTTGAGGCGATCCAGCGGTTGTGGGCCTCGCCGGTGCTGCTGGCGGTGTTCGACATTCCGTGGACACCGCTGTTCGTCGCCGCGATCTTCATCTTCCATCCGTGGATGGGCTGGCTGGCGGTTCTGGGCGGGGTGGTGCTGATCATCGTCACCATCCTGAACCAGCGCATCACCAAAGTGCCGCTGACCCGCGCCAACAGCGCCACCATCGTGGCAGAGCGCATGTCCGACAACCTCAAGGCCGAGGCCGAGCTGGTGCAGGCGCTGGGGATGCAATCCGCCGGATTCGACCGCTGGCAGCGCGCCCGCGGCGCGGCCCTGACCGAAAGCATCGCCGCCGCCGATCTGGGCGGCACCTTTTCGGTGCTGACCAAGACCTTCCGCCTGTTCCTGCAATCGGCCATGCTCGGGCTTGGCGCCTGGCTGGTGCTGAAGGGTGAATTGTCGTCGGGTGCGATGATTGCAGGCTCCATCCTGATGGGCCGCGCACTGTCACCGATCGAGATGGCGGTGGGGCAATGGGCCGTGGTGCAGCGCGCGCAAGAGGGCTGGGCCCGGCTGTCGGAACTGTTCACCCGGATGCCGAAAGAGCCCGCACGCACGCAATTGCCGCGCCCCAAGGCGCTGCTGGAGGCGCAGAACCTGACCGTGGTGCCGCCGGGCGAAAGCCATGCCACGCTGCGCATGGTGAATTTCCGGCTGGAACCGGGGCAGGCACTGGGGGTCATCGGGCCATCGGGGTCGGGCAAATCCACGCTGGCGCGCGCGCTGATCGGCGCATGGCGTCCGGCGGGCGGCAAGGTGCGGCTGGATGGTGCGGCGTTGGATCAATATGACCCGGATGTGCTGGGCAGCTATGTCGGCTATCTGCCGCAACGCGTGACACTGTTCGAAGGCACCATTGCCGAAAACATCGCCCGCTTGCAGGCCAATCCCGATGGGCTGAAAGTGGTCGAGGCGGCCCGCAAGGCGGCGGCGCATGACATGATCGTCAAGCTGCCGGATGGCTATGATACCCGCGTCTCGGCGCTTGGCGGGCGGTTGTCAGGTGGGCAGATCCAACGGATCGGCCTTGCCCGCGCCATGTATGGCAATCCGGTGATCATGGTGCTGGACGAGCCGAACTCCAATCTCGACAACGAAGGGTCGATGGCGCTCAACATCGCCATCCGCTCAATGAAAGAGGCGGGCTGTTCGATCCTCATCATGGCGCACCGCCCCGCCGCCATTCAGGAATGTGACCTTCTGATGGTGATGGAGGAAGGCACCCGCCGCGCCTTTGGGCCGCGCGATCAGGTGCTGCGCGAGATGGTGAAAAACCATACCGAAATCGTGAAGAATGCTGGCCCCGGAGGCGTGACATGAGCGAACCGACAGCCAAAGACGGGCCGAAGGACGACGCTTTGCCCGCCGCCACCCCGGCACAGACCCCGCCCGCCCCGCGCCCCGATCCGACCCCGCCTGCCCTTGCCGCAAGCGGACCGCCCGCAACGGTGGCCACAGCGGCCGCCGCGGCCGACGGGCCATTGCCCTGGTCGGCACGGATGCCGGTGACGCTGGGCTTCATCACCCTTGCCGTGCTGTTCGGCGGCTTCGGCTTCTGGAGCGTCAGCACCAATATCTCCGGGGCCGTGGTCGCCTCGGGGCAGATCGAGGTCGAAAGCCATCGCCAGGTCGTGCAGCACCCGGATGGCGGCGTGGTGAAATCCATCGCCGTGCAGGAAGGCGATACCGTGGCGGCGGGGGATCTGCTGATCACGCTGGATGGCGCGGTGATCCATTCCGAACTGGCCATCGTCGAGGGCCAGTTGTTTGAGATCATGGCCCGCCGCGCCCGGCTGTCTGCCGAACGCGATGATCTGACCGTGGTCACCTTCCCGCCCGATCTGATCGAGATGGGCAAGGCCCGGCCCGAAGTGACCGAACAGATGGAGGGGCAGGTTCATCTGTTTGCCGCCCGCGCCGACACGCTGGCCAAACAGACGGCGCAATTGTCGGAGCGCCGCGCCCAGATCGAAAGCCAGATTGACGGCATCGCCGCGCAATCCGAGGCTTTGGTGACACAGCTTGACCTGATCCGCCGCGAATTGGCCGATCAGCAATCGCTGCTCGACAAGGGGCTGGCGCAATCCAGCCGGGTTCTGGGCCTGCAACGCGAAGAGGCCCGGCTGCGCGGTCAGGTTGGCGAGTTGATCGCGTCAAAGGCGCAGTCGCAGGAAAGCATCTCCGAGACCGAGCTGGAAATCCTGCGCCTGGCCGCCTCGCGCCGGGAAGAGGCAAATACCCAGCTGCGCGACATCGGTTATCAGGAACTGGAACTGGCCGAACGCCGCCGCGCCCTGGTCGAGCAGGTGGCCCGGCTGGAAATCCGCGCGCCGGTTTCGGGCATCGTGCTGGGGCTGCAAGTCACCACGCCGCGTTCGGTGCTGCGGCCTGCCGATCCGGTGCTGTATCTGATTCCGCAGGACCGCCCGCTGGTGATCGCGGCCCAAGTGTCGCCGATCCATGTGGATCAGGTCTATGCCGGCCAAGAGGCGCGACTGCATTTCTCGGCCTTCTCGTCGCGCACCACGCCCGAACTGAACGGCCATGTGATCATGGTCTCTGCCGATGCGTTGACGGATCAGCGCAATCAGGCCTCGTATTACCGGGCCGAAATCGTGCTGGACCCGGGCGAGATCGACAAGCTGAAAGGGCTGACCCTGCTGCCCGGCATGCCGGTCGAGGCCTTCATCAAGACCGAAGACCGCACGCCGCTGGCCTATCTGCTCAAGCCCTTCACCGATTATTTCGGGCGGGCCTTCCGCGAAAGCTGAGACAGACCGTCGGGGCGCGCGCCCTCTTGCCGCCCCGACGCCAAGCCGCTAGCCTCCGCCCGATTGGTTCAACGGAGGTTCCCATGTCGATCGAAGCCCGCCTTGCCGAACTTGGCGTCACCCTGCCCGATGCCCCGGCCCCGGTCGCCAACTATGTCTCCTTCGTCATCGCGGACAAGCTGGTGCATGTGTCGGGCCAGATCAGCCAGAACGCGGCCGGTGTGATCCGTGGCAAGCTGGGCGCCGACATGAGCATCGAGGATGGGGCCGAGGCGGCGAAATGCTGTGCCATCTCGTTGCTGGCGCAGCTGAAAAAGGCCTGTGACGGCGATCTGTCAAAGCTCAAGCGCGTGGTCAAACTGGGCGGTTTCGTCAATTCCACCCCCGATTTCATCGATCAGCCGAAAGTCATCAACGGCGCGTCCGATTTCATGGTTGCCGCCCTTGGCGATGCCGGACGCCATGCCCGCGCCGCTGTCTCTGCCGCCTCGCTGCCGCTGGGCGCTGCGGTGGAAATCGACGCCATCTTTGAACTGGTCTGATCCGATGCGCGTGGCCCTGCCCCCCGCCTTTCTGCACATCCCGCTGGCGCATCGTGCCCTGCACGACCGCGCGGCGGGCCGCCCCGAAAACAGCCGGGCCGCGGTGCAGGCGGCGGTGGCGGCGGGCTATGGCATCGAGATTGATCTGCAACTGTCTTCGGATGGTGTGGCGATGGTGTTTCACGATGAAACGCTGGACCGCCTCACCGCTGAGACCGGCTGGGTCAACCGCCGGACGGCGGCGGATCTGGGCCAGATCCGGCTGCGCGACGCCACGGATGGCATCCCCACGCTGGCCGAGGTGCTGGCGCTGGTCGCGGGGCGGGTGCCGCTGCTGATCGAGATCAAGGACCAGACGCTGACGCCCGACGGTCGCATCGGCCCGCTGGAGATGGCCACCGTTGCGGCGCTGGCGGGCTATGACGGCCCGGTGGCGCTGATGTCGTTCAACCCCGACAGCGTGGCCGAACTGGCGCGGCTGGCACCGCATCTGCCGCGCGGGCTGACCACCGGCTCCTATGATCCTGAAGGCTATGCGCCCCTGCCCGCCGATCTGTGCGACCGCCTGCGCGAGATCCCGGATTACGACCGCACCGAGGCCAGCTTCCTCAGCCATGAAGCCGCCGATCTGGCCCGCCCACGGGTGGCCGATCTGAAACGGCAGGGCGCCGCCATCCTGTGCTGGACCATCCGCTCGCCACTGGCCGAGGCCGAGGCCCGCCGCCATGCGCAGAACATCACCTTCGAAGGGTATCTGGCGGCGCAGCCTTGACGCGGCGGTGCAGCATCCCATGTTCAGCCTGACCCGCCCCCCGACCGGGGGCAAGGACAGACACCGCCCCTCCCCGCCGCAAGACCGGATGCCGGATTGACAGAGCTGACCGTCACCCTTGCCGACAGCATGCACGCCATTCCGGCGCAGCTTTGGGATGCGCTGGCCTGCCCCGAAGCCGCGACAGGCCGCCCCGCCGATCCGTTCACCACCCACCGCTTCCTGTCGGCACTGGAACGCTCCGGCTCTACCGGGCGGGGCACCGGCTGGCAGGCGCGCCCCCTGACCGTGACGCGGCAGGGCCAGATCATCGCCGCGATGCCGCTGTATGTGAAAAGCCACAGTCAGGGCGAATATATCTTCGATCACGGCTGGGCCGAGGCCTATGAACGCGCGGGCGGGCGCTATTACCCCAAGTTGCAGGTGGCGGTGCCCTTTACCCCCGTCACCGGGCGGCGCTTCCTGACCCTGCCGGGGGACGAAGCCCAGGGGCGCGCCGCGCTGATCGACGGGGCCACCCGGATTGCAGAACAGAACGGCCTGTCCTCGCTGCACATCACCTTCTGCACCGAAGCCGAGGCCGAAGCGGGCCGCGCGCAGGGTCTGATGCACCGGGTCAGCCAGCAATTCCACTGGCAGAATGACGGTTATGCCAGCTATGAGGATTTCCTCGGCACCATGGCGTCGCGCAAAC
Encoded here:
- a CDS encoding HlyD family type I secretion periplasmic adaptor subunit, with amino-acid sequence MPVTLGFITLAVLFGGFGFWSVSTNISGAVVASGQIEVESHRQVVQHPDGGVVKSIAVQEGDTVAAGDLLITLDGAVIHSELAIVEGQLFEIMARRARLSAERDDLTVVTFPPDLIEMGKARPEVTEQMEGQVHLFAARADTLAKQTAQLSERRAQIESQIDGIAAQSEALVTQLDLIRRELADQQSLLDKGLAQSSRVLGLQREEARLRGQVGELIASKAQSQESISETELEILRLAASRREEANTQLRDIGYQELELAERRRALVEQVARLEIRAPVSGIVLGLQVTTPRSVLRPADPVLYLIPQDRPLVIAAQVSPIHVDQVYAGQEARLHFSAFSSRTTPELNGHVIMVSADALTDQRNQASYYRAEIVLDPGEIDKLKGLTLLPGMPVEAFIKTEDRTPLAYLLKPFTDYFGRAFRES
- a CDS encoding RidA family protein codes for the protein MSIEARLAELGVTLPDAPAPVANYVSFVIADKLVHVSGQISQNAAGVIRGKLGADMSIEDGAEAAKCCAISLLAQLKKACDGDLSKLKRVVKLGGFVNSTPDFIDQPKVINGASDFMVAALGDAGRHARAAVSAASLPLGAAVEIDAIFELV
- a CDS encoding glycerophosphodiester phosphodiesterase family protein produces the protein MRVALPPAFLHIPLAHRALHDRAAGRPENSRAAVQAAVAAGYGIEIDLQLSSDGVAMVFHDETLDRLTAETGWVNRRTAADLGQIRLRDATDGIPTLAEVLALVAGRVPLLIEIKDQTLTPDGRIGPLEMATVAALAGYDGPVALMSFNPDSVAELARLAPHLPRGLTTGSYDPEGYAPLPADLCDRLREIPDYDRTEASFLSHEAADLARPRVADLKRQGAAILCWTIRSPLAEAEARRHAQNITFEGYLAAQP